One Gossypium hirsutum isolate 1008001.06 chromosome A11, Gossypium_hirsutum_v2.1, whole genome shotgun sequence genomic window carries:
- the LOC107888717 gene encoding protein MON2 homolog isoform X1, translating into MAFMAVLESDLRALSAEARRRHPAVKDAAEHAILKLRTLSSPSEISLNEDIVRIFLMACEVKTVKLSVIGLSCLQKLISHDAVAPSVLNEILPTLKDHAEMSDESVQLKTLQTILIIFQSRLHPESEENMAKALGICLQLLENNRSSDSVRNTAAATFRQAVALVFEHVVLVESLPAEKFGSGSYISRTSSVTGDVNRSMNNSELDNNFASRKSSLVRETATSSGKLGLRLLEDLTALAAGGSACWLHVSSLQRTFALDILEFILSNYVAMFKILVPYEQVLQHQICSLLMTSLRTNYELEGEVGEPYFRRLVLRSVAHIIKLYSSSLITECEVFLSMLIKLTFLDLPLWHRILVLEILRGFCVEARTLRILFQNFDMHPKNTNVVEGMVKALARVVSSVQFLETSEESLAAVAGMFSSKAKGIEWSLDNDASNAAVLVASEAHAISLAIEGLLGVVFTVASLTDEAVDAGELESPRCDYVPSAKCTGKTAVLCISMVDSLWLTILDALSLILARSQGEAIVLEILKGYQAFTQACGVLHAIEPLNSFLASLCKFTINFPNEVERRSGVLLSPASKRSDINFDQRDNIVLTPKNVQALRTLFNIAHRLHNVLGPSWVLVLETLSALDRAIHSPHAATQEISTSVPRVTRALSGQYSDFSILSSLNSQLFESSALMHISAVKSLLSALCQLSHQCMLDTSSGFGPSTSQKIGSISFSVERMISILVNNLHRVLPLWDQVVGHFLELADNSNQHLRNMALDALDQSICAVLGSENEDHALSRSDDNSQDLESNETELRLLESAVISPLRVLYSSSQSIDVRAGSLKILLHVLERCGEKLRYCWPDILELLRSVADASEKDLVTLGFQSLRVIMNDGLSSIPPDYLNVCIDVTGAYGAQKTELNISLTAIGLLWTTTDFIVKGLSHESAEEKETEIMEVISVSNKMDGQNGEEQTDNISVDMNSHSPSANMVDRDKLIVSVFSLLQKLGADERPEVRNSAIRTLFQILGGHGQKLSESMWEDCLWNYVFPTLDRVSHMAATSSKDEWQGKELGIRGGKAVHMLIHHSRNTAQKQWDETLVLVFGGIARLLRSFFPFLRSLNNFWSGWESLLLFVKNSIFNGSKEVSLAAINCLQTTVLGHCSKGNFPTPYLVSVLDVYEVFLQKSPNYNGSTTIKVKQEVLLGLGELYVQAQRMFDDQMYKRLLAIIGLAIKQTVTKSDNCEAEPGHVPHLLRTVLEVLPMLRPAEHLSSMWLILLRELLQYLPGQDSPPQGEEEEAGEVSTSDHIPDVNVKMKCETSNDTASASVQKAELPSPTSSSAQEATVNIPSYLLAEKLIPVLVDLILQAPAVEKYIIFPEVIHSLGRSMTTRRDNPDDSLWRLAVKGFNRMLVGDISETTVDSGPDSKFSKPARLRIWKKVADVYEIFLVGYCGRALPSNSLSPATLKDDESLEMTIVDILGEHILKSPIDAPIEILQRLVSTLDRCASRTCSLPVETVELMPLHCSRFSLKCLQTLFSLSSFSDEEGNWSLTRSEVSKLVIMVLMMRCECILNRFLADEKDVGDRPLPTVRLEEVIFVLQELARLVIHSDTASVLPLNPHLRSTLAEGSSGKQPHLLVLFPSLSELVVSREGRVRELVKDLLKLIANELTLEKVSTGC; encoded by the exons ATGGCTTTCATGGCTGTTCTTGAATCCGATCTCCGCGCTCTCTCCGCCGAAGCACGACGCCGCCACCCCGCCGTCAAGGACGCTGCTGAACACGCCATATTAAAG CTTCGGACATTGTCAAGTCCCAGTGAAATTTCTCTTAATGAGGATATAGTGCGGATTTTTTTGATGGCATGTGAGGTTAAAACTGTCAAGCTTAGTGTTATTGGCCTTTCATGTCTACAAAAGCTCATATCTCATGATGCGGTTGCCCCATCAGTTCTCAATGAGATACTTCCTACATTAAAAGAT CATGCTGAAATGTCAGATGAGAGTGTTCAATTAAAGACTCTACAGactatattaataatatttcagTCACGGTTGCATCCTGAAAGTGAG GAGAATATGGCTAAAGCTCTTGGCATTTGTCTTCAACTTCTTGAAAACAATCGATCTTCTGACAGTGTTCGGAA CACTGCTGCTGCTACCTTCAGGCAGGCGGTAGCTTTGGTTTTTGAACATGTTGTCCTTGTCGAGTCCCTTCCAGCTGAAAAGTTTGGTTCTGGAAGTTACATATCTCGAACAAGCTCAGTTACTGGTGATGTTAATCGCAGTATGAATAATTCAGA GTTGGACAACAACTTTGCTTCTAGAAAGTCATCATTGGTGAGGGAGACCGCAACTAGTTCTGGGAAGCTAGGGCTTCGTTTGCTTGAAGACCTGACAGCTCTTGCTGCAGGTGGATCT GCTTGTTGGTTGCATGTTAGCTCTCTTCAACGGACATTTGCACTTGATATACTTGA GTTCATCCTATCCAATTACGTGGCAATGTTCAAGATTTTGGTTCCTTATGAACAG GTCTTGCAGCACCAAATTTGTTCACTTTTAATGACTTCACTCCGAACCAACTATGAG CTTGAAGGAGAAGTTGGAGAGCCATATTTCCGTCGCTTGGTCTTACGATCTGTTGCTCATATTATCAAGCTTTACAGTTCATCTCTTATTACGGAATGTGAG GTTTTCCTTAGCATGCTGATCAAATTAACTTTTCTTGATCTGCCATTATGGCATCGAATTCTCGTTCTCGAGATCCTAAGA GGCTTTTGTGTGGAAGCACGGACATTACGCATCCTTTTCCAAAACTTTGATAT GCATCCAAAGAACACAAATGTTGTGGAGGGTATGGTTAAAGCTCTTGCTCGAGTTGTTTCAAGTGTACAG TTTCTTGAGACTAGTGAAGAGAGCCTGGCAGCAGTTGCGGGGATGTTCAGTAGCAAAGCTAAAG GAATTGAGTGGAGTCTTGACAATGATGCATCAAATGCTGCAGTCCTGGTTGCTAGCGAGGCACATGCTATTTCTTTGGCAATTGAAGGTTTGCTGGGTGTTGTCTTTACTGTAGCTTCACTGACTGATGAAGCTGTGGATGCTGGGGAG CTTGAATCTCCTAGATGTGATTATGTACCTTCAGCAAAATGTACGGGAAAAACTGCAGTTCTCTGTATTTCAATGGTTGATTCATTGTGGTTGACTATTCTTGATGCTCTGTCCCTTATTTTAGCAAG GTCTCAAGGAGAGGCTATTGTGTTGGAAATATTAAAGGGGTATCAGGCATTTACTCAG GCATGTGGAGTACTTCATGCCATAGAGCCTTTAAATTCTTTCTTAGCATCACTTTGCAAATTTACCATCAATTTCCCAAACGAAGTGGAAAGAAGAAG TGGCGTATTACTCTCTCCTGCATCAAAGCGTTCTGATATAAATTTTGACCAGAGAGATAACATTGTCCTTACACCAAAGAACGTGCAG GCTTTGAGGACTCTCTTCAACATTGCTCATAGACTACATAATGTGTTGGGCCCCTCTTGGGTTTTG GTGTTGGAAACTTTGTCTGCGCTGGACAGAGCAATCCATTCGCCACATGCTGCCACACAG GAAATTTCTACATCTGTGCCAAGAGTTACAAGAGCATTATCTGGTCAATACAGTGATTTCAGTATTCTCTCCTCTTTAAATTCTCAG CTGTTCGAGAGCTCAGCACTTATGCACATATCTGCTGTTAAGTCACTTCTTTCTGCACTTTGTCAATTGTCACATCAATGCATGCTTGACACTTCAAGTGGTTTTGGACCATCAACAAGTCAGAAAATTGGGAGTATCAGTTTTTCAGTTGAAAGAATGATATCCATCCTTGTCAACAATCTTCACC GTGTTTTACCATTGTGGGATCAAGTTGTTGGGCACTTTCTTGAG CTTGCTGACAATTCTAATCAGCATTTGAGAAACATGGCACTTGATGCGTTGGATCAATCAATTTGTGCTGTTTTAGGTTCTGAAAATGAAGATCATGCATTGTCCAGATCTGATGACAATTCTCAGGAT TTAGAAAGTAATGAAACAGAACTAAGGCTGCTTGAATCTGCTGTCATATCTCCTCTGAGGGTCCTATATTCGTCTTCTCAAAGCATTGATGTCCGTGCTGGGTCATTGAAAATTCTTCTGCATGTCTTGGAG AGGTGCGGAGAAAAATTGCGATACTGTTGGCCTGATATACTTGAATTGTTGAG GTCAGTTGCAGATGCATCTGAAAAGGATCTTGTCACTCTGGGTTTCCAG AGCCTGCGTGTGATTATGAATGATGGACTTTCATCCATACCTCCAGACTATCTCAATGT ATGTATTGATGTTACTGGAGCATATGGTGCTCAAAAAACCGAGTTGAATATAAGCTTGACTGCAATTGGGCTATTATGGACTACAACGGACTTTATTGTGAAGGGATTGTCACATGAGTCTGCAGAAGAGAAGGAAACAG AAATTATGGAGGTTATTTCTGTTTCAAATAAAATGGATGGTCAAAATGGGGAAGAGCAGACGGACAATATATCTGTTGACATGAACAGCCATTCTCCCTCAGCCAATATGGTGGACCGAGATAAGTTGATAGTCTCTGTTTTCTCATTGCTTCAAAAACTTGGAGCTGATGAAAGGCCAGAG GTTAGAAATTCAGCTATCAGGACACTCTTTCAAATTCTTGGAGGTCATGGGCAAAAACTTTCAGAAAGCATGTGGGAGGACTGTCTCTGGAATTATGTTTTCCCAACATTAGATCGTGTTTCCCATATG GCAGCAACTTCATCAAAGGATGAATGGCAAGGGAAAGAACTTGGAATTCGAGGAGGAAAAGCAGttcacatgcttattcatcaTAG tCGGAACACAGCTCAGAAACAATGGGATGAAACACTTGTACTAGTCTTCGGTGGAATAGCACGATTGTTGcgttctttctttcctttcctcaGAAGCTTAAACAATTTCTGGTCGG GGTGGGAATCTTTGCTTCTCTTTGTAAAAAATAGCATTTTCAATGGTAGTAAAGAGGTTTCTCTTGCAGCAATAAATTGTTTACAGACAACCGTGCTTGGTCATTGCAGCAAG GGGAACTTTCCAACACCTTATCTTGTCTCAGTACTAGATGTCTATGaggtttttcttcaaaaatcacCAAACTACAATGGTAGTACAACTATCAAGGTGAAGCAGGAGGTTTTGCTCGGTCTTG GAGAACTGTATGTGCAAGCACAAAGGATGTTTGATGATCAAATGTACAAACGGTTGCTTGCAATCATTGGTTTGGCAATCAAGCAGACTGTGACAAAAAGTGACAACTGTGAAGCTGAGCCT GGACATGTTCCTCATTTGTTACGAACTGTGCTGGAAGTCTTGCCAATGTTACGCCCAGCTGAGCACCTTTCTTCAATGTGGCTCATTCTTCTACGAGAACTCTTACAATATCTTCCAGGCCAAGATTCTCCTCCACAGGGTGAGGAAGAGGAGGCAGGAGAAGTTAGCACTAGTGATCATATTCCAG ATGTTAATGTGAAAATGAAGTGTGAGACGTCCAATGATACTGCCTCTGCCTCTGTGCAGAAGGCTGAACTTCCATCTCCGACTTCCAGTTCTGCTCAAGAAGCAACAGTTAATATCCCCAGTTATTTGTTGGCAGAAAAACTTATTCCCGTTCTGGTAGATCTCATTCTACAAGCTCCAGCAGTTGAAAAGTATATCATTTTTCCGGAAGTTATACATAGCCTTGGGAG gTCAATGACAACAAGAAGAGACAATCCCGATGATTCACTTTGGAGATTAGCTGTTAAGGGCTTTAATCGTATGCTTGTTGGTGATATCAGCGAAACAACTGTGGACAGTGGACCAGATTCAAAATTTAGTAAGCCTGCAAGGTTGCGTATATGGAAAAAAGTTGCTGATGTCTATGAAATTTTTCTTGTGGGTTATTGTGGGCGTGCTCTTCCTTCCAATTCCCTCTCACCTGCCACACTCAAGGATGATGAGTCCCTTGAGATGACCATTGTAGACATTCTGGGTGAGCATATTCTTAAGTCCCCAATTGATGCCCCTATTGAG ATTCTGCAACGACTTGTTTCTACCTTGGACCGCTGTGCATCTCGTACATGCTCTTTACCTGTTGAGACTGTGGAACTTATGCCTCTCCATTGTAGTAGGTTTTCCTTGAAATGCTTACAGACATTATTTTCCCTGAGCAG CTTTAGTGATGAAGAGGGTAATTGGAGTTTGACGAGATCTGAGGTCAGCAAACTAGTGATCATGGTACTCATGATGAGATGTGAATGCATCTTAAATAGATTTTTAGCTGATGAAAAGGATGTTG GTGATCGTCCTCTACCAACAGTAAGGCTTGAAGAAGTAATCTTTGTCCTTCAGGAACTAGCTCGTCTCGtgattcattctgacactgcaTCAGTTCTTCCTCTGAATCCCCATTTAAGAAGTACCCTAGCAGAGGGAAGTTCTGGCAAGCAACCACATCTGCTTGTTCTTTTTCCCTCCCTCTCCGAACTAGTTGTATCGAG GGAAGGTAGAGTAAGAGAGCTGGTAAAAGATTTGCTCAAACTCATTGCAAACGAACTCACTTTAGAGAAAGTTAGCACAGGCTGTTGA
- the LOC107888717 gene encoding protein MON2 homolog isoform X2 produces MFKILVPYEQVLQHQICSLLMTSLRTNYELEGEVGEPYFRRLVLRSVAHIIKLYSSSLITECEVFLSMLIKLTFLDLPLWHRILVLEILRGFCVEARTLRILFQNFDMHPKNTNVVEGMVKALARVVSSVQFLETSEESLAAVAGMFSSKAKGIEWSLDNDASNAAVLVASEAHAISLAIEGLLGVVFTVASLTDEAVDAGELESPRCDYVPSAKCTGKTAVLCISMVDSLWLTILDALSLILARSQGEAIVLEILKGYQAFTQACGVLHAIEPLNSFLASLCKFTINFPNEVERRSGVLLSPASKRSDINFDQRDNIVLTPKNVQALRTLFNIAHRLHNVLGPSWVLVLETLSALDRAIHSPHAATQEISTSVPRVTRALSGQYSDFSILSSLNSQLFESSALMHISAVKSLLSALCQLSHQCMLDTSSGFGPSTSQKIGSISFSVERMISILVNNLHRVLPLWDQVVGHFLELADNSNQHLRNMALDALDQSICAVLGSENEDHALSRSDDNSQDLESNETELRLLESAVISPLRVLYSSSQSIDVRAGSLKILLHVLERCGEKLRYCWPDILELLRSVADASEKDLVTLGFQSLRVIMNDGLSSIPPDYLNVCIDVTGAYGAQKTELNISLTAIGLLWTTTDFIVKGLSHESAEEKETEIMEVISVSNKMDGQNGEEQTDNISVDMNSHSPSANMVDRDKLIVSVFSLLQKLGADERPEVRNSAIRTLFQILGGHGQKLSESMWEDCLWNYVFPTLDRVSHMAATSSKDEWQGKELGIRGGKAVHMLIHHSRNTAQKQWDETLVLVFGGIARLLRSFFPFLRSLNNFWSGWESLLLFVKNSIFNGSKEVSLAAINCLQTTVLGHCSKGNFPTPYLVSVLDVYEVFLQKSPNYNGSTTIKVKQEVLLGLGELYVQAQRMFDDQMYKRLLAIIGLAIKQTVTKSDNCEAEPGHVPHLLRTVLEVLPMLRPAEHLSSMWLILLRELLQYLPGQDSPPQGEEEEAGEVSTSDHIPDVNVKMKCETSNDTASASVQKAELPSPTSSSAQEATVNIPSYLLAEKLIPVLVDLILQAPAVEKYIIFPEVIHSLGRSMTTRRDNPDDSLWRLAVKGFNRMLVGDISETTVDSGPDSKFSKPARLRIWKKVADVYEIFLVGYCGRALPSNSLSPATLKDDESLEMTIVDILGEHILKSPIDAPIEILQRLVSTLDRCASRTCSLPVETVELMPLHCSRFSLKCLQTLFSLSSFSDEEGNWSLTRSEVSKLVIMVLMMRCECILNRFLADEKDVGDRPLPTVRLEEVIFVLQELARLVIHSDTASVLPLNPHLRSTLAEGSSGKQPHLLVLFPSLSELVVSREGRVRELVKDLLKLIANELTLEKVSTGC; encoded by the exons ATGTTCAAGATTTTGGTTCCTTATGAACAG GTCTTGCAGCACCAAATTTGTTCACTTTTAATGACTTCACTCCGAACCAACTATGAG CTTGAAGGAGAAGTTGGAGAGCCATATTTCCGTCGCTTGGTCTTACGATCTGTTGCTCATATTATCAAGCTTTACAGTTCATCTCTTATTACGGAATGTGAG GTTTTCCTTAGCATGCTGATCAAATTAACTTTTCTTGATCTGCCATTATGGCATCGAATTCTCGTTCTCGAGATCCTAAGA GGCTTTTGTGTGGAAGCACGGACATTACGCATCCTTTTCCAAAACTTTGATAT GCATCCAAAGAACACAAATGTTGTGGAGGGTATGGTTAAAGCTCTTGCTCGAGTTGTTTCAAGTGTACAG TTTCTTGAGACTAGTGAAGAGAGCCTGGCAGCAGTTGCGGGGATGTTCAGTAGCAAAGCTAAAG GAATTGAGTGGAGTCTTGACAATGATGCATCAAATGCTGCAGTCCTGGTTGCTAGCGAGGCACATGCTATTTCTTTGGCAATTGAAGGTTTGCTGGGTGTTGTCTTTACTGTAGCTTCACTGACTGATGAAGCTGTGGATGCTGGGGAG CTTGAATCTCCTAGATGTGATTATGTACCTTCAGCAAAATGTACGGGAAAAACTGCAGTTCTCTGTATTTCAATGGTTGATTCATTGTGGTTGACTATTCTTGATGCTCTGTCCCTTATTTTAGCAAG GTCTCAAGGAGAGGCTATTGTGTTGGAAATATTAAAGGGGTATCAGGCATTTACTCAG GCATGTGGAGTACTTCATGCCATAGAGCCTTTAAATTCTTTCTTAGCATCACTTTGCAAATTTACCATCAATTTCCCAAACGAAGTGGAAAGAAGAAG TGGCGTATTACTCTCTCCTGCATCAAAGCGTTCTGATATAAATTTTGACCAGAGAGATAACATTGTCCTTACACCAAAGAACGTGCAG GCTTTGAGGACTCTCTTCAACATTGCTCATAGACTACATAATGTGTTGGGCCCCTCTTGGGTTTTG GTGTTGGAAACTTTGTCTGCGCTGGACAGAGCAATCCATTCGCCACATGCTGCCACACAG GAAATTTCTACATCTGTGCCAAGAGTTACAAGAGCATTATCTGGTCAATACAGTGATTTCAGTATTCTCTCCTCTTTAAATTCTCAG CTGTTCGAGAGCTCAGCACTTATGCACATATCTGCTGTTAAGTCACTTCTTTCTGCACTTTGTCAATTGTCACATCAATGCATGCTTGACACTTCAAGTGGTTTTGGACCATCAACAAGTCAGAAAATTGGGAGTATCAGTTTTTCAGTTGAAAGAATGATATCCATCCTTGTCAACAATCTTCACC GTGTTTTACCATTGTGGGATCAAGTTGTTGGGCACTTTCTTGAG CTTGCTGACAATTCTAATCAGCATTTGAGAAACATGGCACTTGATGCGTTGGATCAATCAATTTGTGCTGTTTTAGGTTCTGAAAATGAAGATCATGCATTGTCCAGATCTGATGACAATTCTCAGGAT TTAGAAAGTAATGAAACAGAACTAAGGCTGCTTGAATCTGCTGTCATATCTCCTCTGAGGGTCCTATATTCGTCTTCTCAAAGCATTGATGTCCGTGCTGGGTCATTGAAAATTCTTCTGCATGTCTTGGAG AGGTGCGGAGAAAAATTGCGATACTGTTGGCCTGATATACTTGAATTGTTGAG GTCAGTTGCAGATGCATCTGAAAAGGATCTTGTCACTCTGGGTTTCCAG AGCCTGCGTGTGATTATGAATGATGGACTTTCATCCATACCTCCAGACTATCTCAATGT ATGTATTGATGTTACTGGAGCATATGGTGCTCAAAAAACCGAGTTGAATATAAGCTTGACTGCAATTGGGCTATTATGGACTACAACGGACTTTATTGTGAAGGGATTGTCACATGAGTCTGCAGAAGAGAAGGAAACAG AAATTATGGAGGTTATTTCTGTTTCAAATAAAATGGATGGTCAAAATGGGGAAGAGCAGACGGACAATATATCTGTTGACATGAACAGCCATTCTCCCTCAGCCAATATGGTGGACCGAGATAAGTTGATAGTCTCTGTTTTCTCATTGCTTCAAAAACTTGGAGCTGATGAAAGGCCAGAG GTTAGAAATTCAGCTATCAGGACACTCTTTCAAATTCTTGGAGGTCATGGGCAAAAACTTTCAGAAAGCATGTGGGAGGACTGTCTCTGGAATTATGTTTTCCCAACATTAGATCGTGTTTCCCATATG GCAGCAACTTCATCAAAGGATGAATGGCAAGGGAAAGAACTTGGAATTCGAGGAGGAAAAGCAGttcacatgcttattcatcaTAG tCGGAACACAGCTCAGAAACAATGGGATGAAACACTTGTACTAGTCTTCGGTGGAATAGCACGATTGTTGcgttctttctttcctttcctcaGAAGCTTAAACAATTTCTGGTCGG GGTGGGAATCTTTGCTTCTCTTTGTAAAAAATAGCATTTTCAATGGTAGTAAAGAGGTTTCTCTTGCAGCAATAAATTGTTTACAGACAACCGTGCTTGGTCATTGCAGCAAG GGGAACTTTCCAACACCTTATCTTGTCTCAGTACTAGATGTCTATGaggtttttcttcaaaaatcacCAAACTACAATGGTAGTACAACTATCAAGGTGAAGCAGGAGGTTTTGCTCGGTCTTG GAGAACTGTATGTGCAAGCACAAAGGATGTTTGATGATCAAATGTACAAACGGTTGCTTGCAATCATTGGTTTGGCAATCAAGCAGACTGTGACAAAAAGTGACAACTGTGAAGCTGAGCCT GGACATGTTCCTCATTTGTTACGAACTGTGCTGGAAGTCTTGCCAATGTTACGCCCAGCTGAGCACCTTTCTTCAATGTGGCTCATTCTTCTACGAGAACTCTTACAATATCTTCCAGGCCAAGATTCTCCTCCACAGGGTGAGGAAGAGGAGGCAGGAGAAGTTAGCACTAGTGATCATATTCCAG ATGTTAATGTGAAAATGAAGTGTGAGACGTCCAATGATACTGCCTCTGCCTCTGTGCAGAAGGCTGAACTTCCATCTCCGACTTCCAGTTCTGCTCAAGAAGCAACAGTTAATATCCCCAGTTATTTGTTGGCAGAAAAACTTATTCCCGTTCTGGTAGATCTCATTCTACAAGCTCCAGCAGTTGAAAAGTATATCATTTTTCCGGAAGTTATACATAGCCTTGGGAG gTCAATGACAACAAGAAGAGACAATCCCGATGATTCACTTTGGAGATTAGCTGTTAAGGGCTTTAATCGTATGCTTGTTGGTGATATCAGCGAAACAACTGTGGACAGTGGACCAGATTCAAAATTTAGTAAGCCTGCAAGGTTGCGTATATGGAAAAAAGTTGCTGATGTCTATGAAATTTTTCTTGTGGGTTATTGTGGGCGTGCTCTTCCTTCCAATTCCCTCTCACCTGCCACACTCAAGGATGATGAGTCCCTTGAGATGACCATTGTAGACATTCTGGGTGAGCATATTCTTAAGTCCCCAATTGATGCCCCTATTGAG ATTCTGCAACGACTTGTTTCTACCTTGGACCGCTGTGCATCTCGTACATGCTCTTTACCTGTTGAGACTGTGGAACTTATGCCTCTCCATTGTAGTAGGTTTTCCTTGAAATGCTTACAGACATTATTTTCCCTGAGCAG CTTTAGTGATGAAGAGGGTAATTGGAGTTTGACGAGATCTGAGGTCAGCAAACTAGTGATCATGGTACTCATGATGAGATGTGAATGCATCTTAAATAGATTTTTAGCTGATGAAAAGGATGTTG GTGATCGTCCTCTACCAACAGTAAGGCTTGAAGAAGTAATCTTTGTCCTTCAGGAACTAGCTCGTCTCGtgattcattctgacactgcaTCAGTTCTTCCTCTGAATCCCCATTTAAGAAGTACCCTAGCAGAGGGAAGTTCTGGCAAGCAACCACATCTGCTTGTTCTTTTTCCCTCCCTCTCCGAACTAGTTGTATCGAG GGAAGGTAGAGTAAGAGAGCTGGTAAAAGATTTGCTCAAACTCATTGCAAACGAACTCACTTTAGAGAAAGTTAGCACAGGCTGTTGA